A single genomic interval of Xyrauchen texanus isolate HMW12.3.18 chromosome 8, RBS_HiC_50CHRs, whole genome shotgun sequence harbors:
- the LOC127647601 gene encoding GTPase IMAP family member 5-like, whose product MYQSIQNTFCGTLMRRGNSNTHSHSNDRRLLLIGKTGLGKSSTGNTIFNASVFHSEMSSSSVTRRCQTHTDTVNNRRLTVIDTPDFKFSTDRDFDSDSELKRALESSSPGVHVILLILSLNTFTTQELDYVTWFEQRFGVEVFRYTIVLFTHADKTHRAVGELIRGNDHLLNLVNRCGGGYCTMNNKDPSNRRQVTELLEKIDRMVSNNRNTCYTQKMRLKNERNKRIKQFIKTYKYHILTSVFMGAAVGCLFVMALAVLSQI is encoded by the exons ATGTATCAG AGTATACAGAATACATTCTGCGGAACATTAATGAGAAGGGGAAATAGTAACACTCACTCTCACAGTAACGACCGTCGACTGCTGCTGATCGGCAAAACTGGACTTGGAAAAAGCTCAACAGGAAACACCATCTTTAATGCTtctgtgtttcattcagaaatgagTTCTTCATCAGTGACCAGACGATGTCAAACACACACTGATACTGTTAATAACAGAAGACTGACAGTTATTGATACTCCAGACTTTAAATTCTCCACTGATAGAGACTTTGATTCAGACTCTGAACTGAAGAGAGCTCTTGAATCATCTTCTCCAGGTGTTCATGTGATCCTCCTCATTCTGTCTTTAAACACTTTCACAACACAAGAGCTGGATTATGTGACTTGGTTTGAACAGAGATTTGGTGTAGAAGTGTTCAGATATACTATAGTCCTCTTTACTCATGCAGATAAAACACACAGAGCAGTAGGAGAACTGATCAGAGGAAACGACCATCTGTTAAATCTTGTTAATCGTTGTGGTGGAGGATATTGTACAATGAACAATAAAGATCCATCAAACAGAAGACAGGTGACTGAACTCCTGGAGAAGATCGACAGAATGGTGTCTAATAACAGAAACACCTGCTACACTCAAAAAATGCGACTGAAGAATGAGAGAAACAAGAGGATTAAACAgtttataaaaacatataaatacCATATATTAACAAGTGTATTTATGGGTGCAGCGGTTGGTTGTTTATTTGTAATGGCATTGGCAGTCTTATCTCAAATATAG